From a single Diachasmimorpha longicaudata isolate KC_UGA_2023 chromosome 13, iyDiaLong2, whole genome shotgun sequence genomic region:
- the LOC135168907 gene encoding uncharacterized protein LOC135168907 translates to MSETSHPSRDPKNLSEPFAVIEFLEKNEKGLPCIDLVPKKWFNSAEEDTCKFPPTTEYHLLDDYLEKLHSPKDSWQSYPFCFITGAADLDQGRRRLKKAQVTLNCETTDGENDRKGGRSETSSKAKISAKPLTASKSQLNNIFSTKIPIPPRNQTPKSGIQAKPKTRFQSIYQSGSDSEDENHDCLIANPEEIRASKAQNNSGFLQMSSKSRSVPTGACLSFKQRSRKNITLLKDVETDESESNDSSDGILQSPTKSMDSARNTRKELHLTPPSPLVHNASGNRKRRASSTTRAEDGLNSIVSPGTPKTSRSMMVPPAKMPKMLGPQNQLSSSHYADNERRILNSLRDYFDQQLDEKLENLRRRMAYDLKQSMNELKTTIIGTNLAPASGPSLLEIQKQMSTPLLFEMDDKFQEYEAILTTDPNLVETLRLFMRVLISNKKEMKICVSTILSAVLRKTVSLHYSGYGKEAGGKKKKNFYNTTVCKVLIDVIIEVIGSSTDEKKIMSEVSTWLSRSGDREGGRKERQRGSSHHNENNSVCSFDTNR, encoded by the exons atgtcggaaacctcacatccatctcgcgatccaaaaaatctcagcgaaccattcgcagtcatcgaatttctcgagaaaaacgaaaaagggctaccatgcattgatttggtgccgaaaaaatggtttaatagtgcagaagaagacacctgtaaattcccaccgacaactgaatatcatctacttgacgactacttggaaaaattgcactcgcccaaggactcttggcaaagttatccattttgcttcatcaccggagcag ctgatttggatcagggtcgcagaagattaaaaaaggcccaagtaactctcaactgtgagacaaccgatggtgaaaatgatcgaaagggggggaggtccgaaacttcctcgaaagcaaaaatttcagcaaaacccttaactgcatcaaagtctcaactaaacaacatctttagtactaaaatcccgattccacctagaaatcaaactccaaagtctg gtatacaagcaaaaccaaagacaagatttcaaagcatttaccagagtggatctgactctgaagacgaaaatcatgattgtcttatagctaatcctgaggagattcgagcctcaaaggctcaaaataattctggctttttgcaaatgtcgagtaaatcgcgatctgtaccaacag gtgcatgtttatcatttaaacagcggtcaaggaagaatattactttgcttaaagacgtcgaaactgatgaatctgagagcaatgattcctccgatggaattctgcagtcacctacaaaatcgatggactcagcgagaaatacaagaaaagaacttcatttgacacctccttcaccactagtccataacgcttcag gtaaccgaaaaaggcgtgcatcgtctactacacgcgctgaagacggattgaattcgattgtgagcccaggaactccaaaaacttcacgatcaatgatggtaccccctgctaagatgccaaaaatgctgggaccacaaaaccagttgtcatctagtcattatgctgataatgaacgtcgaatcctgaactcccttcgagattactttgatcagcaattagatgaaaagctcgaaaatttaagacgcaggatggcttacgatttaaagcagtctatgaatgagctcaagaccacaatcattggcactaatctagccccagcttctggtcctagcttgcttgaaatacagaagcagatgtctacgccactactatttgaaatggatgataagttccaggaatacgaagcgatattgacaacggacccaaatctcgtagaaacactg cgattattcatgagagttttgataagcaataaaaaagagatgaaaatatgtgtttccactatcctatctgcggttctgaggaagacagtgtcactgcactattctggttacggaaaggaagctggcggaaagaaaaagaaaaatttttataacactacagtatgcaaagtactgattgatgtgataattgaggtaataggatccagcactgatgagaagaagataatgtcagaagtaagtacttggttgtcacgttctggcgatcgagagggtgggcgtaaggaacgacaacgcgggtcaagtcatcataacgagaataattcagtttgttcctttgataccaatcgataa